The following coding sequences lie in one Stenotrophomonas rhizophila genomic window:
- a CDS encoding formylglycine-generating enzyme family protein, with protein sequence MRTSVLPASLLAGVLVALAACSADAPSPPAAVAKPAARAQPAAAVPAARVTIGGEDAAETVQRWQPPVVDIADDGVAAARRQAAQAFEQGRLYEDAQAAVPLWLALLQRDPKDRQAVAGLKRARQQLLEDADALLVRPLKQREAVAQASDMALVLLTIAPDDPRVRQLQSRVEMAQRVIAYNRAGEEDLRAGRIGEDGDGAIPNFREALALNPDDARARQGLAAAESGLIGRAETAARASDFATAGTWLAEAAKVRDSSITIADAFERIERIRADTLTRLRDEGLRDLATPQGLKAAREKLEDALRMALPGDPVVGQLRERIELVTHYGSFRPRQVFSDALRDGGRGPQMIVVPHGGFQMGAGDTELGASDAEKPSHYVRFERGFALSITEVTVADFRRYVQASNARPRATRRGHSIVYDERSGNFVRHSGVDWQSDYNGAPALANSPVMHVSVRDAEHYAIWLSEQTGRSYRLPSEAEFEYVLRAGSSGRYPWGDAGTPPPRSGNFTGAEDVSPSGRRWYNAFVGYGDGWWGPAPVASFEPNAWGVHDVAGNLSEWVADCWHASYRRAPADGAAWFNPGCRQRVIRGGNWANAPEQTRAAWRQSQDSDTTSARIGFRLVRGI encoded by the coding sequence GTGCGCACTTCTGTCCTTCCCGCGTCGCTGTTGGCCGGTGTGCTGGTCGCCCTGGCCGCATGCTCGGCCGATGCACCGTCGCCGCCCGCGGCGGTGGCCAAGCCGGCTGCGCGTGCCCAGCCGGCCGCTGCGGTGCCGGCTGCGCGGGTGACGATCGGGGGCGAGGACGCGGCCGAGACCGTGCAGCGCTGGCAGCCGCCCGTGGTGGACATTGCCGACGACGGCGTTGCGGCGGCGCGGCGCCAGGCCGCGCAGGCCTTCGAGCAGGGCCGGCTGTACGAGGATGCGCAGGCGGCGGTTCCGCTCTGGCTGGCGCTGCTGCAGCGCGATCCCAAGGACCGCCAGGCCGTGGCCGGGCTGAAACGCGCACGCCAGCAGCTGCTGGAGGATGCCGACGCGTTGCTGGTCCGGCCGTTGAAACAGCGCGAGGCCGTGGCGCAGGCCAGCGACATGGCCCTGGTGCTGCTGACCATCGCCCCCGACGACCCGCGCGTTCGCCAGCTGCAGTCGCGGGTGGAAATGGCGCAGCGGGTGATCGCCTACAACCGTGCCGGCGAAGAGGACCTGCGTGCCGGCCGGATCGGGGAAGACGGCGACGGCGCCATCCCCAATTTCCGTGAGGCGCTGGCGCTCAATCCCGACGACGCCCGCGCCCGCCAGGGGCTGGCCGCCGCCGAGAGCGGTTTGATCGGCCGTGCGGAAACCGCCGCGCGCGCCAGCGATTTCGCCACGGCGGGAACCTGGCTGGCCGAGGCGGCCAAGGTGCGCGATTCGTCGATCACCATCGCCGATGCGTTCGAGCGCATCGAGCGCATCCGTGCCGATACCCTGACCCGCCTGCGTGACGAAGGCCTGCGCGACCTGGCCACGCCACAGGGGCTGAAGGCGGCGCGCGAGAAGCTTGAAGACGCGCTGCGCATGGCCTTGCCCGGCGACCCCGTGGTGGGGCAGCTGCGTGAACGCATCGAGCTGGTCACCCACTACGGTAGTTTCCGGCCGCGCCAGGTGTTCAGCGACGCATTGCGCGATGGAGGCCGTGGCCCGCAGATGATCGTGGTGCCGCACGGCGGCTTCCAGATGGGCGCCGGGGACACCGAGCTGGGGGCCAGCGACGCGGAAAAACCCTCGCATTACGTGCGTTTCGAGCGCGGGTTCGCGCTGTCGATCACCGAGGTCACCGTCGCCGATTTCCGCCGCTACGTGCAGGCCAGCAACGCCCGTCCGCGCGCGACGCGGCGTGGCCACTCGATCGTGTACGACGAACGCAGCGGCAACTTCGTGCGGCACAGTGGCGTGGACTGGCAATCGGATTACAACGGCGCCCCGGCGCTGGCCAATTCGCCGGTGATGCACGTCAGCGTGCGCGACGCCGAGCACTACGCGATCTGGCTGTCCGAACAGACCGGACGCTCGTACCGGCTGCCCAGCGAGGCCGAGTTCGAATACGTGCTGCGCGCCGGCAGCAGTGGCCGCTACCCGTGGGGCGATGCGGGGACGCCGCCGCCGCGTTCGGGCAACTTCACCGGTGCCGAGGACGTCTCGCCGTCGGGTCGGCGCTGGTACAACGCGTTCGTCGGCTATGGCGACGGCTGGTGGGGCCCGGCGCCGGTGGCCAGCTTCGAGCCCAACGCCTGGGGCGTGCACGATGTGGCCGGCAACCTCAGCGAGTGGGTGGCCGATTGCTGGCATGCCAGCTACCGGCGCGCACCGGCCGATGGCGCGGCGTGGTTCAACCCGGGCTGCCGGCAGCGGGTGATCCGCGGCGGCAACTGGGCCAACGCCCCCGAACAGACCCGCGCGGCCTGGCGGCAGTCGCAGGACTCGGACACCACCAGCGCCCGGATCGGGTTCCGCCTGGTGCGCGGTATCTGA
- a CDS encoding M48 family metallopeptidase, which produces MRNDPFGGQQQGRARRPGLFGNIRWWVLLAFAGYAAFYWFSNRAVDPYTGESVLIDSALDANQEKALGLQAYQEILAQERPVDPNAQVSRDVRAIAQRLIAKVDVVETALAEEHGLKPAHFSRDFEWEVNVIQSEQANAFCLPGGKMAVYTGLIPVARTVDAMAVVMGHEIAHALLRHGAQRMAQQKLTQIGQMAGAASGMDPQQQQMMMSAMGYGYLLPYARSHETQADEVGLMLAAAACFDPREAVPLWERMGQASGGQAPPEFSSTHPNPGTRIQNLQALMPKAMEYRQKFCESAGG; this is translated from the coding sequence ATGCGCAACGATCCATTCGGCGGCCAGCAACAGGGCCGCGCCCGGCGTCCCGGCCTGTTCGGCAACATCCGCTGGTGGGTGCTGCTGGCCTTCGCCGGTTATGCCGCTTTCTACTGGTTTTCCAACCGGGCGGTGGACCCTTACACCGGTGAAAGCGTGCTCATCGACAGTGCGCTGGACGCCAACCAGGAGAAGGCCCTCGGGCTGCAGGCCTACCAGGAGATCCTGGCGCAGGAACGGCCGGTGGATCCCAATGCGCAGGTATCGCGCGACGTGCGCGCCATCGCCCAGCGCCTGATTGCCAAGGTGGACGTGGTGGAAACCGCGTTGGCCGAAGAGCATGGGCTGAAGCCGGCGCATTTCTCGCGCGATTTCGAGTGGGAAGTGAACGTGATCCAGTCCGAGCAGGCCAATGCGTTCTGCCTGCCCGGCGGCAAGATGGCGGTGTACACCGGGTTGATTCCGGTGGCACGCACGGTGGATGCGATGGCCGTGGTGATGGGCCACGAGATCGCCCACGCCCTGCTGCGCCATGGTGCCCAGCGCATGGCCCAGCAGAAGCTGACCCAGATCGGGCAGATGGCCGGCGCCGCCAGCGGCATGGACCCGCAGCAGCAACAGATGATGATGTCGGCGATGGGCTACGGCTACCTGCTGCCGTATGCGCGCAGCCACGAAACCCAGGCCGATGAAGTGGGCCTGATGCTCGCCGCCGCGGCGTGCTTTGATCCGCGCGAGGCGGTGCCGCTGTGGGAACGCATGGGCCAGGCCAGTGGCGGCCAGGCGCCGCCGGAGTTTTCCTCGACGCACCCCAATCCGGGCACCCGCATCCAGAACCTGCAGGCGTTGATGCCCAAGGCGATGGAATACCGGCAGAAGTTCTGCGAAAGCGCGGGCGGGTGA
- the xseA gene encoding exodeoxyribonuclease VII large subunit: MDRSAQILTPSQLNILARDLLEGAFPLIWVEAELGSVTRPASGHMYFTLKDARAQIRAALFKPKSQWLKFVPRDGMRVLARGRLTLYEARGEYQLVLDHMEEAGEGALRRAYEQLKARLEAEGLFAAERKRSMPAHVRRLAVITSPTGAAVRDVLSVLERRYPLLEVDLLPSLVQGDSAAAQITALLRAADASGRYDVILLTRGGGSLEDLWAFNDEHLARAIAASSTPVVSAVGHETDFSLADFAADLRAPTPSVAAELLVPDQRDLQLQVRRLAARMVQLQRHGLGQAMQRADRALLRLNAQGPQARLQLLQRRQQDLGRRLDAVWRQQQERRQAQLRHAAVVLRNGHPQRRLDALRERLHRLMPRADAAIGRQLQRDQLHLRGLARSMEAVSPLATVARGYSILTRDEDGSLVRSPLQVRPGDTLTARVQDGAIAVVVK; encoded by the coding sequence ATGGACCGCAGCGCGCAGATCCTCACGCCCAGCCAGCTCAACATCCTGGCCCGCGACCTGCTGGAAGGCGCCTTCCCGCTGATATGGGTGGAAGCCGAGCTGGGCAGCGTGACCCGCCCGGCATCGGGGCACATGTACTTCACCCTGAAGGACGCACGTGCGCAGATCCGCGCGGCGTTGTTCAAGCCCAAGAGCCAGTGGCTGAAGTTCGTCCCGCGCGATGGCATGCGCGTGCTCGCCCGTGGCCGGTTGACGCTGTACGAAGCCCGTGGCGAGTACCAGCTGGTGCTGGACCACATGGAAGAAGCCGGCGAAGGCGCGCTGCGCCGCGCCTATGAGCAGCTCAAGGCACGGCTGGAGGCCGAGGGCCTGTTCGCCGCCGAGCGCAAGCGGTCGATGCCGGCGCATGTCCGCCGGCTGGCGGTGATCACTTCGCCCACCGGCGCGGCGGTACGCGACGTGCTCAGCGTGCTTGAACGCCGCTACCCGCTGCTGGAAGTGGACCTGCTGCCCAGCCTGGTGCAGGGCGACAGTGCCGCCGCGCAGATCACCGCGCTGCTGCGCGCGGCCGATGCCAGCGGCCGCTACGACGTGATCCTGCTGACCCGCGGCGGTGGCTCGCTGGAAGACCTGTGGGCCTTCAACGATGAGCACCTGGCCCGCGCGATTGCGGCCAGCAGCACCCCGGTGGTGTCTGCGGTGGGCCACGAAACCGACTTCAGCCTGGCCGACTTCGCCGCCGACCTGCGCGCGCCCACGCCATCGGTGGCCGCCGAACTGCTGGTGCCCGACCAGCGCGACCTGCAGTTGCAGGTGCGCCGGCTGGCCGCGCGCATGGTGCAGCTGCAGCGCCACGGCCTGGGCCAGGCCATGCAGCGCGCCGACCGCGCCCTGCTGCGCTTGAATGCCCAAGGTCCGCAGGCTCGCCTGCAACTGCTTCAGCGGCGCCAGCAGGATCTGGGCCGGCGCCTGGACGCGGTATGGCGGCAGCAGCAGGAACGCCGGCAGGCGCAGCTGCGGCACGCCGCCGTGGTGCTGCGCAACGGCCACCCGCAGCGCCGCCTGGATGCGCTGCGCGAGCGGCTGCACCGGTTGATGCCGCGCGCCGACGCGGCCATCGGGCGCCAGCTGCAACGCGACCAGCTGCACCTGCGCGGCCTGGCACGTTCGATGGAAGCAGTGAGCCCGCTGGCCACGGTGGCACGCGGCTACAGCATCCTCACCCGCGACGAAGACGGCAGCCTGGTACGTTCCCCGCTGCAGGTGCGCCCTGGCGACACCCTTACGGCACGCGTGCAGGACGGCGCCATCGCAGTCGTAGTGAAATAA
- the queG gene encoding tRNA epoxyqueuosine(34) reductase QueG: MSAVPLPAPVNLARATERVREIARAHGFQRCGVSGIELGEDEAHLADWLGKGLYGTMDWMARHGTMRARPAELLPGTVRVISVGMDYGHKDDAQAWDTLHDGDRAYVARYALGRDYHKLMRNRLQKFADAIAAEIGAFGYRVFVDSAPVLERALARNAGLGWIGKHTCLIDKQGGSWFFLGEIYIDLPLPVDTPATAHCGTCTRCIDVCPTQAIIGPQRLDARRCISYLTIEHAGAIPEDMRPLMGNRIYGCDDCQLVCPWNKFARRTDEPDFRARNDLDTASLAQLFAWEEDEFLRRTEGSPIRRSGHERWLRNIAVALGNAPTSAQTLAALDARRAHASPIVREHVAWALQQHAARNPGA; the protein is encoded by the coding sequence CGCGCGCGCGCATGGCTTCCAGCGCTGCGGCGTGTCCGGCATCGAGCTGGGCGAGGACGAAGCGCACCTGGCCGACTGGCTGGGCAAGGGCCTGTACGGCACCATGGACTGGATGGCCCGGCACGGCACGATGCGCGCGCGCCCGGCCGAGTTGTTGCCCGGCACCGTGCGGGTGATCTCGGTGGGCATGGACTACGGCCACAAGGACGACGCGCAGGCGTGGGACACCCTGCACGACGGCGACCGTGCCTACGTGGCGCGGTACGCGCTGGGCCGCGATTACCACAAGCTCATGCGCAACCGCCTGCAGAAGTTCGCCGATGCGATCGCCGCCGAGATCGGCGCGTTCGGCTACCGGGTGTTCGTCGATTCGGCGCCGGTGCTGGAGCGCGCCCTGGCGCGCAATGCCGGGCTGGGCTGGATCGGCAAGCACACCTGCCTGATCGACAAGCAAGGCGGCTCCTGGTTCTTCCTGGGCGAGATCTACATCGACCTGCCCCTGCCGGTGGACACGCCGGCCACCGCGCACTGCGGCACCTGCACGCGCTGCATCGATGTGTGCCCCACCCAGGCCATCATCGGCCCGCAGCGGCTGGATGCGCGGCGGTGCATTTCCTACCTGACCATCGAACACGCCGGCGCCATTCCCGAAGACATGCGGCCATTGATGGGCAACCGCATCTACGGCTGTGACGACTGCCAGCTGGTGTGCCCCTGGAACAAATTCGCGCGGCGCACCGACGAGCCGGACTTCCGCGCCCGCAACGATCTGGATACCGCCTCGCTGGCGCAGCTGTTCGCCTGGGAGGAAGACGAATTCCTGCGCCGCACCGAAGGCAGCCCGATCCGGCGCAGCGGCCACGAGCGCTGGTTGCGCAACATCGCCGTGGCGCTGGGCAATGCGCCCACCAGTGCACAGACGCTGGCGGCGCTGGACGCGCGCCGTGCGCATGCCTCGCCGATCGTGCGCGAACACGTGGCCTGGGCCCTGCAGCAGCACGCCGCGCGAAACCCCGGCGCATGA